The Astyanax mexicanus isolate ESR-SI-001 chromosome 12, AstMex3_surface, whole genome shotgun sequence genome window below encodes:
- the gstt1a gene encoding glutathione S-transferase theta-1a, with product MALELYLDLHSQPCRSVYIFAKLANIPFEFKAVDLSSGENYGEGFGKVSILRKVPVLKDEAFILTESTAILQYLAKKYSTPDHWYPADMQKRARVDEYLSWQHTNIRPHGSKVFWFRGVLPVVTGAPVPKEKMDSAMEDLNTSLKLFEEKFLQDKPFIIGDQISLADLVAIVEVMQPFGTGLDVFEGRPTLKAWMDRVKKEIGVELFDEAHNIIMNVALLPQTFENKGLPDALKMRIMKMFN from the exons ATGGCACTGGAGCTGTATCTTGACCTGCACTCTCAGCCTTGTCGTTCTGTCTACATCTTTGCCAAGCTAGCGAACATTCCTTTTGAATTCAAAGCCGTGGACCTCTCTTCAG GTGAAAACTATGGTGAAGGCTTTGGAAAGGTCAGCATTTTAAGAAAAGTGCCCGTCCTTAAAGATGAAGCTTTTATCCTCACAGAAAG CACGGCGATCCTGCAGTACCTGGCAAAGAAGTATTCCACTCCAGACCACTGGTATCCCGCTGACATGCAGAAGCGCGCTCGGGTTGATGAGTATCTTTCTTGGCAACATACCAACATAAGGCCCCACGGCTCAAAGGTCTTTTGGTTCAGG GGTGTCTTGCCAGTGGTCACTGGAGCTCCAGTTCCAAAAGAGAAGATGGATTCTGCAATGGAAGACCTGAATACATCCCTTAAGCTGTTTGAGGAGAAGTTCCTACAGGATAAGCCTTTCATAATTGGAGACCAGATCTCTCTGGCTGATCTGGTAGCCATAGTGGAGGTCATGCAG cCGTTCGGAACAGGCTTGGATGTGTTTGAGGGCAGGCCGACTCTAAAAGCGTGGATGGACAGAGTAAAGAAGGAGATTGGAGTGGAACTGTTCGACGAGGCCCATAACATTATCATGAATGTGGCCTTACTTCCACAGACCTTTGAGAACAAAGGTTTACCAGATGCTCTTAAGATGCGGATCATGAAAATGTTCAACTGA
- the selenok gene encoding selenoprotein K: MVYVSNGQVLDSRTQSPWRLSFISDLFWGVVEFIGLFFQSLVQPDLSKDGNSGASSRFSDGRGPPGFPGRRRMGRINHGGGPSPPPMGGGGUGR, from the exons ATGGTGTACGTGTCTAATG gTCAAGTCCTGGACAGCAGGACCCAATCGCCATGGAGGTTATCCTTCATTAGCGACCTCTTTTGGGGCGTAGTGGAGTTTATCGGCCTGTT CTTCCAGTCCCTCGTCCAGCCAGATTTGTCCAAAGATGGTAACTCTGGTGCATCTTCACGCTTCAGCGATGGCAGAGG GCCTCCTGGATTCCCCGGGCGAAGACGCATGGGCAGAATAAATCATGGTGGAGGCCCCAGTCCTCCTCCAATGGGAGGTGGAGGATGAGGAag GTAA